One Chaetodon auriga isolate fChaAug3 chromosome 14, fChaAug3.hap1, whole genome shotgun sequence genomic window carries:
- the col12a1a gene encoding collagen alpha-1(XII) chain isoform X3 — protein MSWRRPSSRIEGFRIQVVSDADEAVRDFTLSAYTTTTSITDLTPDLDYSVSINSYEGSDESIPIFGQLTIQSSNTTGRVRRPQSDAIKCSVSAVADLVFLVDGSWSVGRENFKHIRSFIGSLAGAFDIGEDKTRVAVVQYSTDTRTEFPLTRYTRRGDLLQAINSLPYKGGNTMTGDAIDYLLQNIFTEAAGSRKAFPKVAMIITDGKSQDPVEEYAKRLRNIGVEIFVLGIKGADEDELREMASTPHSKHVYNVPNFDMIQEVQKRIITEVCSGVDEQLSSLVSGEEMVEPATNLQVLEIASKSMRVTWDASLGDVTGYKVTLIPMLAGMKRQELYMGPTQTSINVRDLSPETEYEISLYALKGLTPSEPIMAMEKTQPVKVSTECSLGVDVQADVVLLVDGSYSIGLQNFAKVRAFLEVLVNSFDIGPNKVQLSLVQYSRDPHTEFALNTHHDISAVVRAVRTFPYRGGSTNTGKAMTYVREKIFIPARGARQNVPRVMVLITDGKSSDSFKDAATNLRNIDVEIFAVGVKDAVRSELEAIANPPADNHVFEVEDFDAFQRISKELTQSICLRIEQELLNIKKRSLLPPTNLEFSEITSRSFRTTWTAPAARVMSYLVRFRKAEDITGDYISLAVPADTTTAVLPHLFPITAYEVNVFAQYDKGDSFPLTGEETTLEEQGTVRNLRVTEETTNSFRVSWQAAPGSVIRYRLSYVPLSGAGEILEAQTIGTETSIVLQELFPITTYRVSVSAEYLTGIGEEMQVDGTTKEVRGSPRDLRVFDETISTMKLAWQAAPGNVLQYRIAFKPSEGGERKEISVKGDTTQAVLKNLQPGTEYELFVSARYSSGVGDPLLGTGTTLEELGSPRDLVTRDVTDTSFLVTWAAAPGNVRQYRIRWKSLFTEEAGEKTEPGDITATVLDGLSPETRYQVSVFAVYGHGEGQALVGEETTDVSAAGRMIVVSEETEKTMKVTWQQAPGNVLNYRVTYKPKVGGRQLAAKVPGGNSSTVLRRLTSFTTYDITVLPVYRFGEGKARQGEGTTLSPFKAPRNLQTSEPSKTSFRVTWDHAPGDVKGYKVTFHPVGEDIDLGELLVGPYDNTVVLEELRAGTKYSVSVFGMFDGGESLPLAGEEKTTLSDAPEPPPYEATDVMCKTTAQADIVLLVDGSWSIGRLNFKTIRAFIARMVGVFDIGPERVQIGLAQYSGDPKTEWHLDAHRTRESLLEAVANLPYKGGNTLTGLALNYILQNNFKENVGMRPNSRKIGVLITDGKSQDDVIVNSQNLRDQGIELYAIGVKNADENELRSIASDPDNIHMYNVADFSFLLDIVDNLTDNLCNSVKGPGGAPDAPTNLVTSEVTHRSFRASWTAPDGPVDKYRVEYMTLSGRPQQVFVDGTETTVVLQGLYPLTEYAVSVYSVVGEDSSEPLEGTETTLPLSAVRRMDIYDEQTTTMRVRWEEAEGATGYMLLYSAINATQSTLEQEIRVGGDTTDVQLVKLLPNTAYTLSLFALHGESASEPLTKQGVTLPLPPPGLLRVRDITHSTMRLIWDAAPGLVRKYLITYKPEDGDAKELEVGGSVTTRELDNLISQTEYGLAVTPVYDEGPGQPMLGEAITDVVPAPKNLRFSEVTQTSFRATWEHGAPDVALYRIGWTKRGESNFQYAILNNDETTHVLENLEPDTPYDVSVTAIYPDESESEDLLGTERTLSKHGVVTSPNGPPTNLVVFNETITSMNARWNPAPGRVQNYRITYVPTSGGRSQTTQVGGKKTTVLLPKLTPDTEYSITVVAVYARGVSRELNGLGKTKPLGGVRNLRVTDPTTSTLNVLWEAAEGNVRQYRIFYVPAAGGEQEMVQVSGSTYNTVLKNLQSDTVYTVTVVPIYSAGEGQRMSENGKTLERSPVRNIQVFNPTTNTLNVRWEAATGPVQQYRVVYAPLTGSRPSESIVVPGTTTTALLQQLLPNTDYNVGVVALYSDGEGPAISDAGKTLPRSGPRNMRVFDPTTSTLSVSWEHAEGPVMQYRITYAQTTGDPIEEYTTVPGNRNNVILQNLDPDTPYNIKVTAIYGDGPGGELEGDGRTVGMLGPRNLRVSDEWYTRFRVSWDPAPSRVNGYKLIYQPEGSDESLEVLVGDVTSHQLHNLKPGTTYDLKVLAQYNTGLSAPLIGQGTTLYLNVTDLTTYNVGYDTFCVRWAPHRAATSYRLKVNPFDTSKSGSQEITVRGSESSYCFDGLTPDTLYNATVYAQTPNLEGPGVSVKERTLVKPTEVPTEPPTPPAPVTVPPALDVCKGAKADLVFLIDGSWSIGDESFIKVIQFVKSMTGAFDVISPKGMQVSFVQYSDDAKTEFKLNTYHDKGIVLSALQTVRYRGGNTKTGVSLKHVYEKVFTSDSGMRRNVPKVLVVVTDGRSQDDVKKSAEKLQHSGYSVFVVGVADVDMTELRLIGSKPSERHVFVVDDYDAFAKIQDNLITFICETATSTCPLIYINGFTTPGFRMLEAFNITDRTFAGMNGVSMEPGSFNSYIAYRLHKDSFLNQPTKEIHPDGLPPSYTIILLLRLLPDTPSEPFDIWQIADKNNNPEVGITVNPSSKTIAFYNKDTRGEIQRATFNEEQVKWIFHGSFHKLHITISPEKVKLNVDCQEVAEKPIKEASNITVDGYEVLGKMVKSGGGRRQSATFQLQMFDIICSLSWISRDKCCDLPATRDEAKCPSLPHSCTCTQDSIGPQGPPGPSGSPGTKGPRGDRGEPGSAGGMGPRGESGLPGAMGPPGPQGPNGLSLPGEPGRPGPKGDPGDPGLTGLQGSPGSRGPLGPVGPSGARGPPGKEGPSGPRGPPGPMGSPGNPGVPGITGKPGKPGDPGNPGPVGLKGEKGERGDFASQNMMRSIARQVCEQLVNSQMSRIDMMLNQIPSGYRSNSPGPPGPPGPPGNQGSRGEPGQPGRTGFPGSPGLPGNQGERGLPGEKGERGSTGNGIRGQRGPSGPPGPPGESRTGPPGPSGSAGARGPPGRQGTPGVRGPPGPPGYCDSSQCVGIPYNGQGYTANRYQPGPEVVSIPVEPAGEFQTMQSPGSSRNQRGKRSLPQDNTETLAS, from the exons atgtcatggAGAAGACCCTCGTCAAGGATAGAGGGCTTCAGAATCCAAGTTGTATCAGATGCAG ATGAAGCAGTCAGAGACTTTACCCTCAGTGCATATACCACTACGACCTCAATCACTGACCTGACCCCTGACTTGGACTACTCAGTGTCCATAAACTCCTATGAAGGGTCAGACGAGAGCATTCCCATCTTTGGACAACTGACCA tCCAGTCCAGTAACACTACTGGACGCGTCAGGAGGCCACAGTCAGATGCAATCA AGTGTTCGGTCAGTGCGGTAGCAGATTTGGTTTTCCTGGTGGACGGCTCATGGAGTGTGGGCCGAGAAAACTTTAAGCACATCCGCAGTTTCATCGGCTCCCTGGCAGGGGCCTTCGACATTGGCGAAGACAAGACCCGGGTGGCCGTGGTTCAGTACAGTACAGACACCCGTACAGAGTTCCCCCTCACCCGTTACACCAGAAGAGGAGACCTGCTCCAAGCCATCAACTCCCTGCCATACAAAGGGGGAAATACTATGACAG GTGATGCCATAGATTATCTCCTACAAAACATCTTTACGGAGGCAGCTGGATCCAGGAAAGCTTTTCCTAAGGTAGCCATGATCATCACAGATGGAAAATCCCAGGACCCAGTGGAGGAGTATGCTAAAAGGCTTAGGAACATTGGAGTGGAAATATTTGTCCTAG GTATCAAAGGAGCAGATGAGGATGAACTCAGGGAAATGGCCTCCACACCTCACAGCAAACATGTGTACAATGTTCCCAACTTTGACATGATCCAAGAAGTACAGAAAAGGATCATCACAGAGGTGTGCTCTGGTGTCGATGAGCAGCTCAGCTCTCTGGTCAGCGGAGAGGAAA TGGTGGAGCCGGCCACAAACCTGCAGGTCCTAGAAATTGCATCTAAGTCAATGAGGGTAACATGGGATGCTTCCCTGGGTGATGTCACTGGCTACAAGGTCACCCTCATCCCCATGCTAGCTGGAATGAAACGCCAAGAGCTGTACATGGGGCCCACCCAGACATCCATTAATGTCCGTGACCTTTCTCCTGAGACTGAGTATGAGATCAGCCTGTATGCCCTGAAAGGTCTAACTCCTAGTGAACCCATCATGGCTATGGAGAAGACCCAGCCTGTCAAGGTGTCAACTG AGTGCTCTCTGGGAGTGGATGTGCAAGCTGATGTGGTCCTACTGGTTGATGGCTCGTACAGTATTGGATTACAAAACTTTGCCAAAGTCCGTGCCTTCTTGGAAGTCCTGGTCAATTCCTTTGACATTGGACCCAACAAGGTCCAGCTTAGCTTGGTCCAGTACAGTCGCGATCCCCACACTGAGTTTGCCCTCAACACCCACCATGACATTAGTGCCGTTGTCAGAGCTGTTCGTACTTTCCCCTATCGTGGAGGCTCAACTAACACTGGCAAGGCCATGACCTATGTCAGGGAGAAGATCTTTATCCCTGCTCGTGGAGCGAGACAGAATGTTCCCCGTGTCATGGTCCTGATCACAGATGGAAAATCATCCGACTCCTTTAAGGATGCAGCAACCAACCTGAGGAATATTGATGTGGAGATATTCGCTGTTGGTGTGAAGGATGCAGTGAGGTCAGAGTTGGAGGCCATTGCTAATCCCCCAGCTGACAATCATGTGTTTGAGGTGGAGGACTTTGATGCCTTCCAGAGGATCTCAAAGGAGCTGACTCAGTCCATCTGTCTGAGGATTGAACAGGAGCTACTCAACATTAAAAAGAGGA GTCTGCTTCCACCCACTAACTTGGAGTTCTCTGAGATCACCTCCAGAAGCTTCCGTACCACCTGGACAGCTCCTGCTGCCAGAGTCATGTCTTACCTGGTGCGTTTCCGCAAGGCTGAAGACATCACTGGAGACTACATTTCCTTGGCAGTGCCTGCTGATACCACCACAGCCGTTCTGCCCCACCTGTTCCCCATCACTGCCTATGAGGTCAACGTCTTTGCTCAGTATGACAAAGGAGACAGTTTCCCTTTGACTGGTGAAGAGACTACTCTGGAAG AGCAAGGGACTGTACGAAACCTACGAGTTACAGAGGAGACAACGAACAGTTTCAGAGTGTCATGGCAAGCTGCTCCAGGTTCAGTAATTAGGTATCGCCTCTCCTACGTCCCCCTGAGTGGTGCTGGAGAAATACTGGAAGCCCAAACTATTGGAACGGAGACTAGCATAGTTTTGCAGGAGCTTTTCCCCATTACCACCTaccgtgtgtctgtgtctgctgagtATTTGACAGGCATAGGGGAGGAGATGCAAGTAGATGGCACCACTAAGGAAG tcCGCGGCTCTCCTCGTGACCTTCGCGTCTTTGATGAGACCATATCTACAATGAAATTGGCATGGCAGGCTGCTCCGGGAAATGTCCTCCAGTACCGCATTGCCTTCAAACCCTCtgaaggaggtgagaggaaggagataTCCGTCAAGGGAGATACTACCCAGGCTGTGCTGAAGAACCTCCAACCAGGCACTGAATATGAGCTGTTTGTTAGTGCACGCTACTCTTCTGGTGTGGGTGATCCTCTTCTGGGCACAGGAACCACTTTGGAAG AGCTCGGTTCACCCAGAGATCTTGTGACCAGAGACGTCACTGACACCAGTTTCTTAGTGACCTGGGCCGCGGCCCCGGGTAATGTCCGGCAGTACCGGATCAGATGGAAGTCTCTGTTCACTGAAGAGGCTGGGGAAAAGACAGAACCAGGAGACATCACAGCCACTGTTCTGGACGGTCTCAGCCCTGAGACACGTTATCAggtctctgtgtttgctgtctaTGGCCATGGAGAGGGCCAGGCACTGGTTGGAGAGGAAACCACAGATG TCTCAGCTGCTGGGAGAATGATTGTTGTctctgaggagacagagaagaccATGAAGGTGACGTGGCAACAGGCACCTGGAAATGTACTCAACTACCGTGTTACCTACAAACCCAAGGTAGGAGGGCGCCAGCTGGCAGCCAAGGTGCCCGGTGGCAACTCCTCCACTGTGCTGAGACGCCTTACTTCCTTCACCACCTACGACATCACTGTCCTGCCAGTCTACCGTTTTGGAGAGGGCAAAGCAAGGCAAGGAGAAGGAACAACAT TGTCACCTTTCAAAGCCCCTAGGAACCTCCAGACTTCGGAGCCTTCCAAGACCAGTTTCCGTGTAACCTGGGACCATGCTCCTGGTGATGTTAAGGGCTACAAAGTCACTTTCCACCCTGTGGGCGAAGACATTGATCTGGGAGAACTTCTGGTTGGTCCCTATGACAACACTGTGGTGCTCGAGGAGCTGAG AGCTGGTACCAAATACTCTGTGAGCGTGTTTGGTATGTTTGATGGGGGAGAGAGTTTGCCATtggctggagaggagaaaaccACTCTCTCCGATGCACCCGAGCCTCCCCCTTATGAGGCAACAG ATGTGATGTGTAAGACCACTGCACAGGCTGACATTGTGTTGCTGGTGGATGGCTCCTGGAGTATTGGACGTCTCAACTTCAAGACCATTCGTGCCTTCATTGCACGTATGGTGGGAGTCTTTGACATTGGCCCTGAAAGGGTCCAAATCG GTCTTGCTCAGTACAGTGGAGACCCAAAAACTGAATGGCACTTGGATGCCCATCGAACCCGAGAGTCTCTCCTGGAGGCTGTGGCTAACCTGCCCTACAAAGGAGGAAACACCCTGACTG GTCTGGCTTTGAACTACATCCTCCAGAACAATTTCAAAGAGAATGTCGGAATGCGACCCAACTCCAGGAAGATCGGCGTGTTGATCACTGATGGCAAATCCCAGGACGATGTCATTGTCAACTCTCAGAACTTGCGTGATCAGGGCATTGAGCTCTATGCCATTG GTGTGAAGAATGCTGATGAGAATGAGTTGAGGTCCATTGCCTCTGATCCGGATAACATTCACATGTACAACGTGGCTGACTTCTCCTTCCTGTTGGACATTGTTGACAACCTTACTGACAACCTCTGTAACAGTGTGAAGGGACCAG GAGGTGCACCCGACGCTCCCACTAACCTGGTGACATCAGAGGTGACTCACCGCTCCTTCCGGGCCTCCTGGACCGCCCCTGATGGCCCTGTGGACAAGTACCGTGTGGAGTATATGACTTTGTCAGGACGCCCCCAGCAG GTGTTTGTGGATGGCACTGAGACCACAGTGGTTCTCCAGGGTCTCTACCCTCTGACAGAGTATGCGGTCAGCGTCTACTCAGTGGTGGGAGAGGACAGCAGCGAGCCTCTGGAAGGAACCGAGACCACAC tCCCTCTGAGTGCCGTGAGGAGAATGGACATTTATGATGAACAGACCACCACCATGCGGGTGAGATGGGAGGAGGCGGAGGGTGCTACTGGCTACATGCTGCTCTACAGCGCCATCAATGCCACTCAGTCCACCCTCGAGCAGGAG ATCAGAGTGGGAGGGGATACAACTGATGTCCAGCTGGTGAAGTTACTCCCCAACACGGCCTACACACTCTCCCTGTTCGCCCTGCATGGAGAGTCAGCGAGCGAACCTCTGACCAAGCAGGGAGTCACAC TGCCCCTGCCTCCTCCGGGCTTACTGAGGGTTCGTGACATCACCCACAGCACCATGAGGCTCATTTGGGATGCTGCTCCTGGTCTTGTTCGCAAATACCTCATCACCTACAAGCCTGAGGATGGAGATGCTAAAGAA CTGGAAGTGGGAGGAAGTGTGACCACCAGAGAGTTGGACAACCTGATCTCACAGACAGAGTATGGCCTGGCTGTCACCCCAGTCTATGATGAGGGACCTGGTCAGCCAATGTTGGGAGAAGCAATCACTG ATGTGGTTCCTGCCCCAAAGAACCTGCGATTCTCAGAAGTTACCCAGACCAGCTTCAGAGCCACCTGGGAGCACGGAGCCCCTGATGTGGCTCTGTACCGCATTGGTTGGACTAAGAGGGGAGAGAGCAACTTCCAATAC GCCATTCTTAACAATGACGAGACAACCCACGTTCTGGAGAACTTGGAGCCAGACACGCCCTATGATGTGTCTGTCACCGCCATCTATCCAGACGAATCAGAGAGCGAGGATCTGCTGGGCACCGAGAGGACAT TGTCCAAGCATGGTGTTGTCACAT CACCTAACGGACCTCCCACCAACTTGGTTGTGTTCAATGAAACCATCACCAGTATGAATGCCAGGTGGAATCCAGCTCCAGGCCGCGTCCAGAACTACAGGATCACTTATGTCCCCACATCTGGAGGAAGGAGCCAGACT ACCCAGGTTGGAGGAAAGAAAACTACTGTCCTGCTTCCCAAGCTGACCCCCGACACCGAATACTCCATCACTGTGGTGGCAGTCTATGCCAGAGGAGTCAGCAGGGAGCTGAATGGCCTTGGAAAGACCA AGCCTTTGGGTGGTGTTAGGAACTTGCGTGTCACTGaccccaccaccagcaccctGAATGTTCTgtgggaggctgctgagggCAACGTGCGTCAGTATAGGATCTTCTATGtccctgcagctggaggagagcaaGAGATG GTCCAGGTATCAGGCAGCACCTACAACACAGTGCTGAAGAACCTACAGTCTGATACTGTCTACACTGTAACTGTGGTTCCTATCTACTCTGCTGGAGAGGGTCAACGCATGTCAGAGAATGGCAAAACAT TGGAGCGTAGCCCCGTCAGGAACATCCAGGTTTTCAACCCAACTACCAACACACTGAACGTTCGCTGGGAAGCTGCCACAGGCCCAGTCCAGCAGTACCGGGTGGTCTATGCACCTCTCACTGGCAGCAGGCCCTCTGAGTCG ATTGTGGTACCCGGAACCACCACCACAgccctcctgcagcagctgctcccaAACACTGATTACAATGTTGGAGTGGTTGCCCTGTATAGCGACGGTGAAGGACCCGCCATCAGTGATGCTGGAAAGACAC TGCCCCGTAGTGGCCCAAGGAACATGCGTGTATTCGACCCCACCACCAGTACTCTCTCTGTGAGCTGGGAACACGCTGAAGGTCCCGTCATGCAATACCGCATCACCTATGCCCAGACCACAGGAGACCCCATCGAAGAATAT ACTACAGTACCTGGGAACAGAAACAATGTGATCCTGCAGAACCTGGACCCAGACACTCCTTATAATATCAAAGTGACTGCCATCTATGGTGATGGACCAGGGGGAGAGCTGGAGGGAGATGGACGCACAG TGGGTATGCTTGGCCCCAGGAACCTCCGTGTTTCTGATGAGTGGTACACCCGCTTCAGGGTGTCCTGGGACCCTGCGCCCTCCAGAGTGAACGGATACAAGCTTATCTACCAGCCTGAGG GCTCTGATGAGTCCTTGGAGGTGCTTGTTGGAGACGTGACCTCCCACCAATTGCATAACCTAAAACCTGGAACCACCTATGACCTGAAGGTGCTGGCACAATACAACACAGGCCTCAGTGCACCTCTGATTGGACAAGGCACCACAT TGTACCTGAACGTGACAGATCTGACCACCTACAATGTTGGCTACGACACTTTCTGTGTCCGATGGGCCCCTCACAGAGCAGCCACCTCCTACAGGCTCAAAGTCAATCCTTTTGACA CATCAAAGAGTGGATCTCAGGAGATTACTGTCAGAGGGTCGGAGAGTAGTTACTGCTTTGATGGCTTAACCCCTGACACTCTCTACAACGCCACAGTTTATGCCCAAACCCCCAACCTGGAGGGACCTGGAGTCAGCGTAAAGGAGAGGACAT TGGTCAAACCCACAGAGGTGCCAACCGAGCCTCCCACCCCCCCTGCACCAGTAACAGTCCCCCCTGCACTAGATG TGTGCAAAGGTGCAAAGGCAGACCTGGTCTTCCTCATTGATGGTTCCTGGAGTATTGGAGATGAGAGCTTCATCAAAGTCATCCAGTTTGTCAAGAGCATGACTGGAGCCTTTGATGTCATCAGCCCTAAGGGCATGCAG GTTTCATTTGTGCAGTACAGTGATGACGCAAAGACTGAGTTCAAGCTGAACACATACCATGACAAGGGCATCGTGCTTTCAGCTTTGCAGACTGTGCGCTACAGGGGCGGCAACACCAAGACAG GTGTTTCTCTGAAGCACGTGTACGAGAAGGTCTTCACCTCAGACAGTGGCATGAGGAGGAACGTCCCGAAGGTGCTGGTGGTGGTCACTGATGGACGCTCCCAGGATGACGTGAAGAAGAGtgcagaaaaactgcagcattCCG gctacagtgtgtttgtggttggtGTGGCTGATGTGGACATGACAGAATTGAGACTTATCGGCAGCAAGCCCAGTGAGAGACATGTGTTTGTGGTCGACGACTATGACGCTTTCGCCAAGATCCAGGACAACCTGATCACCTTCATCTGCGAAACGGCCACTTCCA CGTGTCCTCTGATCTACATCAATGGTTTCACAACGCCTG GCTTCAGGATGCTGGAGGCTTTCAACATCACAGACCGGACATTCGCTGGCATGAACGGCGTGTCCATGGAGCCAGGCTCCTTCAACAGCTACATTGCCTACAGGCTGCACAAGGATTCCTTCCTAAATCAGCCCACCAA GGAGATCCATCCGGACGGTCTTCCCCCATCCTACACCATCATCCTGCTCCTCCGCCTGCTGCCCGACACTCCTTCTGAACCTTTTGATATCTGGCAGATTGCcgacaaaaacaacaaccccGAAGTCGGGATCACCGTCAACC CTTCCAGCAAAACAATTGCATTCTACAACAAGGACACCCGAGGAGAGATCCAGAGAGCCACGTTTAATGAGGAGCAAGTGAAGTGGATTTTCCACGGGAGCTTCCACAAG CTCCACATCACCATCTCTCCAGAGAAAGTCAAGCTCAACGTGGACTGCCAAGAGGTGGCAGAGAAGCCCATCAAGGAAGCCAGCAACATCACAGTGGACGGTTATGAAGTGCTTGGCAAGATGGTCAAGTCTGGAGGCGGAAGGAGGCAGTCTGCAACa TTCCAGCTCCAGATGTTCGATATTATCTGCAGCTTGAGCTGGATCAGCCGAGACAAATGCTGCGACCTACCCGCCACA AGAGATGAGGCCAAGTGTCCATCCCTTCCTCActcgtgcacatgcacacaggacAGCATTGGCCCTCAGGGGCCTCCTGGACCTTCG GGCAGCCCAGGCACTAAGGGACCacgaggagacagaggagaaccTGGCAGCGCT GGTGGAATGGGACCACGCGGTGAGTCAGGACTCCCAGGTGCAATGGGACCACCAGGACCACAGGGCCCTAACGGACTGTCTCTGCCCGGAGAGCCT GGTCGCCCGGGACCAAAGGGAGATCCTGGAGACCCAGGCCTGACTGGACTGCAA GGTTCTCCCGGGTCACGTGGTCCTCTGGGCCCTGTTGGACCAAGCGGAGCACGG GGGCCACCAGGAAAAGAGGGACCATCTGGACCCAGAGGCCCACCAGGCCCCATG gGAAGCCCTGGAAATCCAGGTGTACCAGGAATTACTGGGAAACCAGGGAAACCAGGAGACCCAGGAAACCCA GGACCTGTTGGCcttaaaggagagaaaggagagagg ggAGACTTTGCATCCCAGAACATGATGCGCTCCATTGCCAGACAAGTTTGCGAACAGCTTGTGAACA GTCAGATGAGCAGAATTGACATGATGCTCAATCAGATTCCTTCTGGATATCGTAGCAACTCTCCGGGGCCACCCGGTCCTCCTGGCCCTCCTGGCAACCAAGGATCCCGTGGAGAGCCTGGACAGCCTGGTCGGACCGGTTTCCCAGGAAGCCCAGGTTTACCTGGAAATCAAGGAGAAAGAG GTTTGccaggagagaagggagagagaggatctACAGGAAATGGTATCAGAGGACAAAGAGGCCCAAGTGGGCCACCAG